In candidate division KSB1 bacterium, the following are encoded in one genomic region:
- a CDS encoding protein-L-isoaspartate(D-aspartate) O-methyltransferase, which translates to MMKRIHIFFIFGVFLSLCRPSSDNPLPQQQVQTEQDFFSTKRYQMVKEQIQYRGIKDTLVLKAMLKVPRHLFVPEYLRSQAYQDYPLPIGEGQTISQPYIVAFMTEALQLKGNEKVLEIGTGSGYQAAVLAEIVGQVYSIEIIASLGHRAAELLKKLGYQNVHVVIGDGYSGLPDQAPFDAIIVTAAPEHIPQPLIDQLKPGGRMVIPVGELYQELVLVTKKSDGSIQQQALLPVRFVPMTGEAEQRKNE; encoded by the coding sequence ATGATGAAGAGAATCCACATTTTTTTCATTTTTGGTGTCTTCCTCAGTTTATGTCGGCCATCCAGCGATAACCCCTTGCCTCAGCAGCAGGTCCAAACTGAGCAGGACTTTTTCAGTACCAAGCGTTACCAGATGGTCAAAGAACAAATTCAGTATCGAGGCATCAAAGACACTCTGGTATTAAAAGCAATGCTGAAAGTTCCGCGCCATTTGTTCGTGCCTGAATATCTGAGAAGCCAGGCCTATCAGGACTATCCACTTCCCATTGGAGAAGGACAGACCATATCACAACCGTACATTGTGGCGTTTATGACCGAAGCATTGCAGCTCAAAGGAAACGAAAAAGTCCTTGAAATTGGGACCGGTTCGGGGTATCAGGCAGCGGTCCTTGCTGAAATTGTTGGTCAGGTTTATTCCATCGAAATTATTGCCTCTTTGGGACATCGAGCGGCTGAGCTGCTGAAAAAGCTTGGCTATCAAAATGTTCATGTTGTGATTGGGGATGGCTATAGCGGCTTACCTGATCAGGCACCATTCGATGCCATCATCGTCACCGCTGCGCCCGAGCACATCCCTCAGCCCTTGATCGATCAATTAAAACCAGGTGGTCGGATGGTTATTCCCGTCGGTGAGCTCTATCAAGAGCTGGTTCTCGTCACCAAAAAATCGGATGGAAGCATTCAGCAGCAAGCACTGCTCCCAGTCCGTTTTGTGCCAATGACTGGCGAAGCCGAACAGAGAAAAAATGAGTGA
- a CDS encoding tetratricopeptide repeat protein: MHQYRLAIISIALCLVFHGNGQAQMLTAGRFGLGLNSGIQKIYCEEPSGFNFGIETYAKYNFSPRFFANLAFGYGILSGTAANNSGTFHTDLITLDFKGAFKLLTESNFTPYGYLGLGAFHFSYHGPNSSSLPGRYLGGYFDASFFIGGGLEIKINPNLAFDSYLDYRFTTGDDLNNHSGGATDGYLNLRAGITYYLSPFGISSSIGGISSNTNSALDEIAAEDSNSSADDELNSLLEGLDNYREMANANMNMEEYIRLKSRIDQLNDAIRQKELEIEELKVQLNIRKEKIAELEKNLKNRGGELSASLEADLSDFAASYEKALQHYYAREFDAAIYLFSSLLETNPKHRLSSNCQYWIGESYFGKGEYQSALDAFRKVLEFQESFKKDDALLMMGRCYMLLGDKKTALAMFDQLMNEFPDSEYFQKAQKYASSL, translated from the coding sequence ATGCATCAATATCGTTTGGCGATCATTTCGATTGCATTGTGCTTGGTATTTCATGGAAATGGACAAGCGCAAATGTTAACCGCAGGTCGCTTCGGGTTGGGGTTGAATAGTGGCATTCAAAAAATTTATTGTGAAGAACCTAGTGGATTTAATTTTGGAATTGAGACCTACGCTAAATATAATTTTAGTCCCCGCTTTTTCGCCAATTTGGCATTCGGATATGGCATATTGAGCGGAACTGCCGCTAATAATAGCGGTACCTTCCACACTGATCTCATCACTCTCGATTTCAAAGGCGCATTTAAATTGCTCACTGAAAGCAATTTTACTCCATATGGCTATTTAGGGCTTGGTGCGTTTCACTTCTCCTACCACGGACCCAATTCAAGTTCCTTGCCAGGGCGCTACCTCGGTGGCTACTTTGATGCTTCATTTTTTATAGGAGGGGGCCTCGAGATTAAAATAAATCCGAATTTGGCTTTCGATTCGTACTTAGACTATCGGTTTACTACTGGGGATGATCTAAACAATCACAGTGGCGGGGCGACTGATGGATATCTAAATCTCCGAGCAGGAATTACCTACTATTTATCGCCTTTTGGAATTTCGAGCAGCATTGGGGGTATCTCATCGAATACCAATAGCGCATTGGACGAAATAGCGGCAGAGGATTCAAACAGTTCAGCGGATGATGAGCTAAATTCGCTGCTTGAAGGCCTGGATAATTACAGGGAAATGGCCAACGCGAATATGAACATGGAAGAATATATCAGATTAAAATCGCGTATTGACCAGCTTAATGATGCAATTCGACAAAAGGAACTGGAAATTGAGGAACTGAAAGTTCAGCTAAACATTCGGAAGGAGAAAATCGCCGAGTTGGAAAAAAATCTCAAAAATCGTGGGGGTGAATTGTCTGCTTCTCTCGAGGCTGATTTATCCGATTTTGCCGCAAGCTATGAAAAAGCTCTCCAGCACTATTATGCCCGAGAATTTGATGCCGCAATTTATTTATTCAGTTCATTGTTAGAGACTAATCCCAAACATCGTTTGAGCAGCAATTGTCAATATTGGATCGGCGAGAGCTATTTTGGAAAAGGTGAATATCAGTCAGCACTTGATGCCTTTCGTAAGGTCCTTGAATTTCAAGAATCATTTAAAAAGGACGATGCCCTTTTGATGATGGGACGATGCTATATGCTTTTAGGTGATAAAAAGACTGCCTTAGCCATGTTCGATCAGCTCATGAACGAATTTCCAGACAGCGAATATTTTCAGAAGGCACAAAAATACGCAAGCAGCCTTTAA
- a CDS encoding shikimate kinase: protein MIDKVELSLPSQPVPLIYLTGFMASGKSTVGYALAEALHRDFFDLDVEIETRLGKPIAQIFKDEGAAFFREIESQILMELSQRNNAVIALGGGTLIDIENLSVVQNSGISIWLATTPEEIWKRIEYSDKRQLIAGPDSRGRVLTDPNQIYDRIKSLMLIRKPSYEKADIIIDATNKSVSQIVQEILMLLEPYQFLR, encoded by the coding sequence ATGATCGATAAAGTTGAACTTAGTTTGCCTTCGCAGCCTGTGCCGCTGATCTATTTAACCGGCTTTATGGCAAGCGGTAAATCAACCGTGGGCTATGCCCTGGCTGAAGCACTGCACCGAGATTTTTTTGATCTTGACGTAGAAATAGAAACAAGATTGGGCAAACCAATCGCCCAGATTTTTAAAGATGAAGGGGCGGCTTTTTTCCGAGAAATTGAAAGTCAAATTTTAATGGAATTGTCCCAGCGAAATAATGCTGTTATAGCTTTGGGAGGTGGAACCCTTATTGACATTGAAAATTTGTCAGTGGTCCAAAATTCAGGTATTTCTATCTGGTTAGCTACAACGCCAGAAGAAATTTGGAAACGAATCGAATACTCAGATAAAAGACAACTTATTGCTGGACCTGACTCCAGAGGAAGAGTCCTGACCGATCCCAATCAAATCTATGACAGAATAAAATCGCTCATGTTGATCCGCAAGCCTAGTTATGAAAAAGCAGATATAATTATTGACGCAACCAATAAATCAGTTTCCCAAATTGTCCAGGAGATCTTGATGCTGCTGGAACCATACCAATTTCTCCGATAA
- a CDS encoding DUF72 domain-containing protein, producing the protein MALGKAYIGTSGWQYRHWGNDVFYPAGLKQAEWFAFYCSVFDCVEINNTFYHLPKREVFERWRDVSPDRFHFVVKASRYITHMKKLGQPQDTVTKFLQSVSGLGEKLAVILFQFPPYWNLDLDRLNEFIEYWKRQNLIANPKIAFEFRNPSWHQAQVHQLLRSANIALCFADWPGLTITEPVTADFIYIRRHGPSWLYSSNYSPQQLRQEAMNIKNWLVNGQDVYVFYNNDAFGWAVQNALSLKRLICNQPSD; encoded by the coding sequence ATGGCTTTGGGGAAAGCGTATATCGGAACCAGTGGCTGGCAGTATCGACATTGGGGGAATGATGTTTTTTATCCAGCAGGGCTTAAACAGGCCGAGTGGTTTGCATTCTATTGCTCGGTGTTTGACTGCGTCGAAATTAACAATACTTTCTATCATCTCCCCAAAAGGGAGGTATTCGAGCGATGGCGGGATGTCTCTCCTGATAGGTTTCATTTTGTTGTTAAAGCCAGCCGCTACATCACACATATGAAAAAGCTGGGCCAACCCCAGGATACGGTGACAAAATTTTTGCAAAGCGTGAGCGGTTTAGGGGAAAAATTGGCGGTAATATTGTTTCAATTTCCACCATATTGGAATTTGGATTTGGATCGGCTAAATGAATTTATTGAATATTGGAAAAGACAGAATTTGATTGCAAACCCCAAGATTGCCTTTGAATTTCGCAATCCCAGTTGGCATCAGGCACAGGTGCATCAGCTTCTTCGTTCGGCTAACATCGCATTATGTTTTGCTGATTGGCCTGGATTGACTATCACCGAACCAGTTACGGCTGATTTTATTTATATCCGGCGCCATGGTCCTTCCTGGCTATACTCATCCAATTATTCCCCCCAGCAATTGCGACAAGAGGCAATGAATATCAAAAATTGGCTGGTCAATGGTCAGGACGTTTATGTATTCTATAATAACGATGCTTTTGGATGGGCTGTGCAAAACGCATTGAGCTTAAAACGCCTCATTTGCAATCAACCAAGCGATTAG
- a CDS encoding DUF5668 domain-containing protein encodes MMNKKRPSILPGVILIIIGAILLVNKLTPYTIGWDEIYPLLLIILALLIYKTVLMKRERGGIFLGTLLLLLGCYFLVRNYDIVPYEYAREVWPIILIILGLSFLSVFILYPKDWGLVIPGGILVFIGTVIFLRRLDIVFFDLRELISDYWPIALILIGGAIVFSALKK; translated from the coding sequence ATGATGAATAAGAAAAGACCTTCAATATTACCTGGAGTGATTCTGATTATTATTGGTGCGATTTTGTTAGTCAACAAATTGACACCATATACTATTGGCTGGGATGAGATCTATCCACTTCTACTAATTATTCTCGCTTTGCTGATCTATAAAACGGTTTTAATGAAACGAGAAAGGGGAGGTATCTTCCTTGGAACACTGCTTCTTCTGCTCGGCTGCTACTTCTTGGTGAGAAATTATGATATTGTACCCTATGAATATGCTCGAGAAGTCTGGCCAATTATTTTGATCATCCTAGGATTGAGCTTCTTATCAGTTTTTATACTATATCCAAAGGATTGGGGACTTGTGATCCCTGGGGGAATTTTGGTGTTTATTGGCACCGTCATTTTCCTTCGAAGACTGGATATAGTCTTTTTTGACTTGAGGGAGCTCATTTCTGACTATTGGCCAATAGCACTAATCCTGATCGGAGGAGCGATTGTTTTTAGTGCTTTGAAAAAATAG
- a CDS encoding tetratricopeptide repeat protein yields MYFTILNGLLFIFFLLLIIVGLRLKFWPYIPINSIGLIIIGITFYLDLNHMLNPINIIILFAAVLIVFITDIIYTFREFKEEITEFEAKRLRRYLNALDNSGHFKLIGDEQLMREEIEQAKNISMQDQMQALAMFRLGNKAYQKGDYQEALDKYDLSTNWVQTGIGLLNQSGILLQLGQFEDAYVMAEKAAEVRPNFYEALLNQAVALEKMKKYDQALMKFKAAAAISPDEYEAWLCCAHILFKMNKPMEAIEYYNKAIDLHSRLYEAYYYKGVCLQKLGQDVDALRCFEQVIKLNPEHYHAHHRAGNILTKLDRTNEAIRAYEKAIKLNSDLLTAWNNLGVVLAKVGRIKDAMKCYERAIKINPDYHEAWLNLGLAQDNSGQYRKAYFSYHRFLDLAPTDLEKRIAITRKRVEELREKYKLKPYKPQKKAPSKKSKKFASLTEE; encoded by the coding sequence ATGTATTTCACAATTCTCAATGGACTCTTGTTTATTTTTTTCCTGTTGTTGATAATTGTCGGTCTGAGGCTGAAATTCTGGCCATATATTCCAATTAATTCGATCGGATTGATCATTATAGGAATTACTTTCTATCTTGACTTGAATCACATGCTGAATCCGATCAATATTATAATATTGTTTGCCGCGGTTTTGATAGTCTTCATCACGGATATCATTTATACCTTTAGAGAATTCAAAGAAGAAATAACCGAGTTTGAGGCTAAGCGGCTGCGTCGCTATTTGAACGCATTAGATAACAGCGGGCATTTCAAATTGATCGGTGATGAGCAACTGATGCGAGAAGAGATTGAGCAAGCGAAAAATATCTCCATGCAGGATCAAATGCAGGCTTTGGCGATGTTTCGATTGGGAAATAAAGCTTATCAAAAGGGCGATTACCAGGAGGCGCTCGACAAATACGATTTATCGACGAATTGGGTTCAAACTGGAATTGGCTTGCTTAATCAAAGTGGCATACTATTGCAATTGGGTCAGTTTGAGGATGCCTATGTGATGGCAGAAAAAGCGGCAGAGGTCCGGCCCAATTTTTATGAGGCTTTGCTCAACCAAGCCGTAGCGTTGGAAAAAATGAAGAAATATGATCAGGCGCTGATGAAATTCAAAGCTGCCGCCGCTATATCGCCCGACGAATATGAAGCATGGCTCTGCTGTGCTCATATTCTGTTTAAGATGAATAAGCCGATGGAGGCTATTGAATATTACAATAAAGCGATTGATCTTCACAGTCGTCTCTATGAGGCCTATTATTATAAAGGAGTTTGTTTGCAAAAACTTGGTCAAGATGTTGATGCTCTCCGCTGTTTTGAACAAGTGATCAAATTGAATCCTGAGCACTACCATGCCCATCATCGTGCAGGCAATATCTTAACAAAACTGGATCGAACGAACGAGGCCATTCGAGCATACGAAAAGGCGATCAAATTGAATTCGGATCTGCTAACCGCTTGGAATAATTTGGGTGTTGTTTTAGCTAAAGTAGGAAGAATTAAAGATGCAATGAAGTGCTACGAGCGAGCAATAAAGATCAATCCAGATTATCATGAGGCCTGGCTCAACCTTGGTTTAGCGCAAGACAATAGTGGTCAATACAGAAAGGCCTACTTCAGTTACCATCGATTTTTAGATTTAGCCCCGACAGATTTAGAAAAGCGGATTGCGATCACGCGCAAACGGGTGGAAGAATTGCGAGAAAAATATAAATTAAAACCCTATAAGCCACAGAAAAAAGCTCCATCCAAAAAGAGCAAAAAGTTCGCTAGTTTAACTGAAGAATAA
- a CDS encoding PspC domain-containing protein encodes MEQNKKASEPKRLYRSKIDRLVAGVCGGIAEYFEVDATLVRILWLIIIFFSGFWLGILLYLIALVVIRDNPNQNFADRKPQSAALYLGIGFILLGLLFLSNRWDWYYFRPFHFHFFRPWFFHWDRFWPIILILFGVFYLFYVLKRTDNIEIDKSRTEPSISATKLFRSRDEKIIAGVCGGLAKYLNIDPALMRILWIVVSLSTGILLGIIVYIAWMIIVPEAPITSPSATSINVPISVPKENSEQQHPRRTRRSSNKQAQSDQSE; translated from the coding sequence ATGGAACAGAATAAGAAAGCAAGTGAGCCAAAGCGGCTGTATCGATCAAAGATCGATCGATTGGTCGCTGGAGTTTGTGGGGGGATCGCCGAGTATTTTGAGGTTGATGCAACTCTGGTCCGAATCTTATGGCTCATCATCATATTTTTCAGCGGATTTTGGTTGGGAATTTTGCTATATCTGATCGCTTTGGTGGTAATTAGAGATAATCCGAATCAGAATTTTGCAGATCGAAAACCTCAAAGCGCTGCCTTATATCTCGGGATCGGATTTATTTTATTGGGACTGTTATTCTTATCAAATCGTTGGGACTGGTATTATTTCCGTCCATTTCATTTTCATTTTTTCAGGCCGTGGTTCTTTCATTGGGATCGATTCTGGCCCATTATTTTAATATTGTTTGGAGTATTCTATTTATTTTATGTCCTTAAGCGAACCGACAATATCGAAATAGATAAAAGTAGGACTGAACCTTCCATTTCAGCGACAAAATTATTTCGCTCCCGCGATGAAAAAATCATTGCCGGCGTCTGCGGCGGGTTAGCGAAATATCTGAATATTGATCCAGCTCTAATGCGAATTTTATGGATTGTGGTCTCGTTGTCCACTGGAATTCTGCTGGGAATTATCGTCTATATCGCCTGGATGATTATTGTACCAGAAGCACCAATCACGTCGCCATCCGCAACTTCAATAAATGTACCGATCTCAGTTCCAAAAGAGAACAGTGAACAACAACACCCCAGAAGGACAAGAAGATCATCTAATAAACAGGCTCAGAGCGATCAATCCGAATAA
- a CDS encoding PKD domain-containing protein, with amino-acid sequence MNKKVLVLLLMVMVVGVFSVKAAEDPKGLKELTEKAETIIVGKVDRQTSQWDENHQMIYTTVTVNVKEYLKGEENVKTQAIRLPGGKVGDVHLRVSGVPSFENGEEALLFLNSSPENGKEKVITGWSKGKVKLDGKTEGVATVAKIKQILGKSGNKLQMPERIQFPEPNLLVNRAKKYKPSQGHIPSDESETEDGDWGWKCVWGDNFEHGFPGTDWILARNGNPGVHNGYTWGLTDVNPYDGNYAVWCAQTNMFPDNPDLQAGTDNYPNNTFAWMIAGPFDLSDVYSAKLTFKIDQTVEPFRNVPPADNSYIGPLDRTGVGFSIDGVWFQITEQPEYQWIYHSTGGYIHYEINIENVIGPLWDKTQVWVCFIFMSDYQITDKGTWIDNVKIKKYVPQEMHPEVMSVVPLKQSAGTGKTIKILGNNFGDFNDGNPDTKVEFFGGFYWWGDSIWIPATTFSHWNNTKIICDVPAGASSGKLRLRRPKEGVAYHKFDVSFGYCGSKWYPGVGTALGTDYPIIPFKINAPHAIAFMDIINSAETWNVQGNAMVHLQFAGPSSKAHAAFDGENTVLFDYYTFPGSPSTTYLWTDGSGHILEADIVLNTLYAWAHDAASASSPASMVISNWATHEFGILLGLTNLYGWNDREKTMFGFTCWDHVESYFLDEHAADLHPEDIEGLKWIYSDAFDVAFTAYPNVGVSPLNVSFTNKTRSKYPIASYHWEFGNGQTSSQQNPTVVFTAPGDASFDVTLTVTDVNGNSKSATVPGLIKLNQRLAAGINAEPTVGFGPLTVRFQNRTIGDAETFLWDFGDGTTSTERNPVHTYAEPGIYSVSLTSSAGGFSHTESVAGLIEVYDDMEHLGLTYLSLVQHDGETWRGEEWDNAIDQTTFHTIGTVNVKGDHPWAIFTFDDGFARTIHKVRLMTDTGLEGKRDDWVKDFTIAVSMDGENFTDVGTFRKTGGGWEDFSFDPIQALFVKLTCEAGAHRWQQIGEFEVYEKVELPDISGSFIVASETHVANGYDQAGVKIVLADANGNPVSGLSPSYFRLIASGSNNFYNLVSETNEPGIYKGTFSSLTPEDKAVSVRIGGVRLASSSLLANAPVVVKFLEPELVKEKLLFHQGSETWRNEDWSKAIDDDPETQVAANKFDGCYGIYKLAEPTADRGIIKVRLLRGNGKGYPKQLVTEYRISTSLDGVNFVELFKKYTNAADWEETLSLPVVANYIKIELLESEDQYRTFAELEVYSTPLISASLDGLFGSGFKAGEIIPSSYALRQNYPNPFNPETMIVFDLPEEAKVTLDVYNLMGQSIKTLVNDKKVAGRYQILWDGSDDKGMPVASGIYFYQIKAIGKSNTFSKKMKMMLVR; translated from the coding sequence ATGAACAAGAAAGTTCTTGTACTATTGCTCATGGTAATGGTAGTGGGAGTGTTTTCGGTCAAAGCTGCTGAAGACCCGAAAGGGCTGAAAGAATTGACCGAGAAGGCGGAAACTATCATAGTGGGCAAAGTGGATCGACAGACGTCACAGTGGGATGAAAATCATCAAATGATCTATACCACCGTGACGGTTAATGTCAAAGAATATTTGAAAGGTGAAGAGAACGTCAAAACCCAAGCGATCCGGCTTCCTGGGGGCAAGGTTGGTGATGTCCACCTCCGAGTGAGTGGAGTACCAAGCTTCGAAAATGGAGAAGAAGCATTGCTATTTCTCAATTCTTCCCCAGAAAATGGGAAAGAAAAAGTGATCACTGGGTGGAGCAAAGGTAAGGTTAAGCTGGACGGGAAAACAGAAGGGGTTGCGACCGTCGCCAAGATCAAACAAATTCTCGGAAAATCGGGCAATAAGCTCCAGATGCCAGAGCGGATTCAATTCCCGGAACCGAATTTGTTGGTCAATCGGGCAAAGAAATACAAACCATCCCAGGGGCATATCCCCAGCGACGAATCCGAAACAGAGGATGGCGACTGGGGATGGAAGTGCGTTTGGGGTGATAATTTTGAGCATGGCTTCCCAGGCACTGACTGGATCCTGGCTCGAAATGGCAATCCTGGCGTGCATAATGGCTATACCTGGGGTCTTACGGATGTCAACCCATATGACGGGAACTACGCGGTGTGGTGTGCTCAAACCAATATGTTTCCAGATAATCCAGACCTGCAAGCTGGGACGGATAACTATCCCAATAACACCTTTGCCTGGATGATCGCTGGACCGTTTGATTTGAGCGATGTTTATTCCGCGAAGCTGACCTTCAAAATTGATCAGACCGTTGAACCATTCCGCAATGTTCCACCAGCAGACAATAGCTATATTGGTCCGTTGGATCGCACTGGGGTTGGCTTTTCCATCGATGGCGTTTGGTTCCAGATCACAGAGCAACCCGAATATCAGTGGATTTACCATTCCACTGGTGGCTATATCCATTATGAGATCAATATTGAAAATGTGATTGGGCCATTGTGGGACAAAACTCAAGTCTGGGTCTGCTTTATTTTCATGAGTGACTACCAAATTACTGATAAAGGGACCTGGATTGATAATGTGAAAATTAAAAAGTATGTCCCCCAGGAAATGCATCCTGAAGTGATGTCAGTTGTGCCGCTGAAGCAATCGGCTGGTACTGGAAAGACGATCAAGATCCTAGGAAACAACTTTGGCGATTTCAATGACGGGAATCCCGACACCAAAGTAGAGTTCTTCGGTGGATTCTACTGGTGGGGAGACTCCATCTGGATTCCAGCGACCACTTTTAGTCATTGGAACAACACAAAGATCATCTGCGATGTTCCGGCTGGTGCGAGCAGTGGGAAATTGCGACTCAGACGACCCAAAGAGGGCGTCGCCTATCACAAATTTGATGTGTCGTTCGGCTATTGTGGTTCGAAATGGTATCCTGGCGTTGGGACCGCACTTGGCACGGATTACCCCATCATCCCGTTTAAGATTAACGCGCCACATGCTATTGCCTTCATGGACATCATCAACAGTGCGGAAACATGGAACGTCCAAGGCAATGCCATGGTGCATCTCCAGTTTGCTGGTCCTTCCAGCAAGGCGCATGCTGCGTTTGATGGCGAAAACACCGTGCTGTTTGATTATTATACTTTCCCTGGTTCGCCCAGCACGACCTACCTCTGGACCGATGGATCAGGACATATTCTCGAAGCAGACATCGTGCTGAACACCTTGTATGCGTGGGCTCATGATGCTGCCTCAGCCTCTTCCCCGGCGAGTATGGTTATCAGCAATTGGGCGACCCATGAGTTTGGCATTTTGCTGGGCCTCACCAATCTTTACGGTTGGAATGATCGGGAAAAAACGATGTTCGGTTTCACCTGCTGGGATCATGTCGAATCATACTTCCTGGATGAACACGCTGCTGATCTCCATCCTGAGGATATAGAAGGCCTAAAATGGATCTATAGCGACGCTTTCGATGTGGCTTTTACGGCCTATCCCAATGTCGGGGTGAGTCCGCTCAACGTCTCATTCACCAACAAGACCCGGAGCAAATATCCGATCGCAAGCTATCACTGGGAGTTTGGGAATGGTCAAACCAGCAGCCAACAAAATCCAACAGTCGTATTCACCGCTCCTGGTGATGCGAGCTTCGATGTCACGCTGACCGTTACCGATGTGAATGGCAATTCAAAATCTGCAACGGTCCCTGGGCTCATCAAACTGAACCAGCGGCTTGCAGCGGGCATTAATGCAGAGCCAACTGTGGGATTCGGACCGCTCACTGTTCGCTTCCAGAACCGAACAATTGGCGACGCTGAAACGTTCTTGTGGGATTTTGGCGACGGGACGACCAGCACCGAGCGGAACCCGGTTCATACTTATGCTGAACCTGGCATCTATTCCGTCTCGCTGACCTCTAGTGCTGGCGGCTTCAGCCATACCGAATCTGTTGCCGGCTTAATCGAAGTCTACGACGATATGGAACACTTGGGGCTCACCTATTTAAGCTTGGTGCAACATGATGGTGAGACCTGGCGCGGCGAAGAATGGGATAACGCCATCGACCAAACCACTTTCCACACCATTGGAACCGTAAATGTCAAAGGCGATCATCCCTGGGCAATATTCACTTTCGATGACGGCTTCGCCCGCACCATTCATAAGGTGAGATTGATGACCGACACCGGTTTGGAAGGAAAGCGCGATGACTGGGTGAAAGATTTCACCATCGCTGTTTCCATGGATGGAGAAAATTTCACTGATGTCGGCACGTTCCGAAAAACCGGAGGCGGCTGGGAAGATTTCTCTTTCGATCCAATCCAAGCGCTATTCGTGAAGCTCACCTGCGAAGCAGGCGCCCATCGCTGGCAGCAGATCGGTGAATTCGAAGTCTATGAGAAAGTGGAGTTGCCCGATATCTCCGGTTCATTTATCGTCGCCTCGGAAACCCATGTGGCCAACGGCTATGATCAGGCTGGCGTGAAAATTGTCCTCGCTGATGCCAATGGCAATCCAGTGAGTGGTCTTTCTCCATCCTATTTCAGGCTGATAGCCTCTGGTTCCAACAATTTTTACAACTTGGTGAGCGAGACCAATGAACCAGGCATTTATAAGGGGACTTTCTCATCCCTGACACCAGAAGACAAGGCCGTTTCGGTGCGGATCGGTGGTGTTCGCCTTGCCTCATCTTCCCTCCTTGCAAATGCGCCAGTGGTGGTCAAATTCCTCGAACCAGAATTGGTGAAAGAGAAATTGCTGTTCCATCAGGGTAGCGAAACTTGGCGCAATGAAGACTGGAGCAAAGCGATAGACGATGATCCTGAAACCCAGGTTGCTGCGAATAAATTTGATGGCTGCTATGGCATCTACAAATTAGCTGAACCAACGGCCGATCGTGGCATCATCAAAGTCCGCTTGCTGAGAGGAAATGGTAAAGGTTATCCGAAACAGTTGGTCACTGAATATCGGATCTCAACCTCGCTCGATGGTGTGAATTTTGTGGAGCTCTTCAAAAAGTACACCAATGCGGCTGATTGGGAAGAAACCCTATCGCTCCCAGTCGTTGCCAATTATATTAAAATCGAGCTCTTGGAATCCGAGGACCAATACCGAACCTTTGCCGAACTCGAAGTTTACTCCACACCGCTCATCAGCGCCAGTTTAGATGGATTATTCGGTTCTGGTTTCAAGGCAGGGGAAATTATTCCGAGCAGCTACGCCCTGCGGCAAAACTATCCTAACCCGTTTAATCCTGAAACCATGATCGTTTTTGATCTGCCAGAAGAAGCCAAGGTCACCCTTGATGTCTATAACCTCATGGGACAGTCAATCAAAACCCTGGTGAATGATAAAAAGGTCGCTGGCAGATATCAGATCCTATGGGATGGTTCTGATGATAAAGGTATGCCAGTAGCTAGCGGCATTTACTTCTATCAAATCAAGGCTATCGGCAAATCCAACACCTTCTCTAAGAAGATGAAGATGATGCTCGTCCGATAA